The following is a genomic window from Chryseobacterium sp. StRB126.
AATCTGGACATTTCCTAAAACCCCTATTATGGGTCTTTCTGTAGGAGGAAGAGGCCCTCCTTTTTCCCATTCCAGATCATCTAAAGCCAGCATGAGCGATGAAGCCTGTGCTAAAGCTTCCGTAATAAGAACTCCGGGCATAATGGGGAAATCGGGAAAATGACCTGTGAAATAAGGCTCACCCATAGAGACGGCTTTTACAGCAGTAAGTTCTTTTCCGGGAATATAACCCGTCACTTTATCTATCAGAAGAAACGGATGTCTGTATTTTAAAATTTGAGTGATCTGATAGGATTCTAATAATGCTTCCATTTATTTTGTTTTTTCTATTATGCTGAGAATTACAGTTCCTGC
Proteins encoded in this region:
- a CDS encoding 3-hydroxyacyl-ACP dehydratase FabZ family protein gives rise to the protein MEALLESYQITQILKYRHPFLLIDKVTGYIPGKELTAVKAVSMGEPYFTGHFPDFPIMPGVLITEALAQASSLMLALDDLEWEKGGPLPPTERPIIGVLGNVQINFLKSVLPGCLLQLEVSIDWRKGPACSIYVKASAEGSVCAKGKVTVMFIDKSKLSV